A part of Podarcis raffonei isolate rPodRaf1 chromosome 12, rPodRaf1.pri, whole genome shotgun sequence genomic DNA contains:
- the CCDC126 gene encoding coiled-coil domain-containing protein 126, whose product MFFAFSRKNVSQKLSLLLLVFGFIWGIMLLRYTFQHPRQQSSAELREQILDLSKRYVRALAEENKNIMNGGNGVSMAGYADLKRTIAVLLDDILQRLVKLENKVDYMVVNGSATNTTNGNLMPATTSKRVNKVILTRV is encoded by the exons ATGTTTTTTGCATTTTCAAGAAAAAATGTGTCCCAGAAATTGAGCTTACTTCTGCTGGTGTTTGGTTTTATCTGGGGCATAATGTTACTGCGCTACACCTTTCAGCatccaaggcaacagagcagtgCTGAATTGCGTGAACAAATACTTGACTTAAGTAAAAGGTATGTTAGAGCACtggcagaagaaaacaagaataTCATGAATGGTGGTAATGGAGTCTCAATGGCAGGATACG CTGATCTAAAACGAACGATCGCAGTTCTTCTAGATGACATCTTGCAACGCTTGGTCAAACTGGAAAACAAGGTTGATTACATGGTTGTAAATGGCTCAGCAACAAATACTACAAATGGGAACTTGATGCCAGCAACTACAAGCAAACGGGTAAACAAAGTGATTCTGACTCGTGTCTAG
- the FAM221A gene encoding protein FAM221A isoform X2: protein MLPIRLQNRLFVSWRSPTGMDCKLVGPETPCFCTHRYKQHKTDFEEIPKERPISLPCRVGHCPCKSYNFIPLNGTQPIRCRCKHFADQHSAAPGFPCNTCSKCSGFHSCFTCGCGQPTYAHETVVETKEERLTQGKPVGQDVPYAAMGGLTGFSSLAEGYMRLDDSGIGAPSIEFLESPVTNMDHPFLRALQGPSSSTQGRPQLTDGGASTAMQVASLRKPDEDDMAYFERQYQERLKQEKAAAKQKGKRPVTKNS, encoded by the exons ATGTTACCTATACGGTTACAAAACAGGCTGTTTGTGAGCTGGAGATCACCAACTGGCATGGACTGCAAACTTGTGGGCCCCGAAACCCCATGTTTTTGTACACACAG GTATAAACAACACAAAACAGACTTTGAAGAGATCCCAAAGGAACGTCCTATTTCTTTACCCTGTAGGGTGGGCCATTGCCCATGCAAATCTTATAACTTCATTCCTCTCAATGGGACTCAGCCCATCCGCTGTAGATGTAAGCACTTTGCTGATCAGCACAGTGCAGCACCTGGGTTTCCATGCAACACAT GTTCCAAATGTTCAGGGTTTCACAGTTGCTTTACTTGTGGATGTGGGCAGCCAACATATGCTCATGAAACAGTAGTGGAAACAAAAGAGGAACGTTTAACCCAAGGAAAACCAGTGGGGCAAGATGTCCCATATGCTGCCATGGGAGGACTAACTGGCTTTAGTTCACTAGCAGAAGGATACATGAGACTTGATGACAGTGGGATAG GAGCACCTTCCATTGAGTTCCTAGAATCTCCTGTAACCAACATGGATCACCCCTTCCTAAGAGCATTGCAGGGACCTTCTAGTTCCACGCAAGGACGTCCCCAGTTAACAGATG GAGGTGCAAGTACAGCAATGCAAGTTGCCTCTTTAAGAAAACCTGACGAAGATGACATGGCTTATTTTGAAAGACAGTATCAGGAACGG
- the FAM221A gene encoding protein FAM221A isoform X1 has protein sequence MERLTLQPGAAAAIDEYLEYKRIVGEDDGGKLFTPEEYEKYKKKMLPIRLQNRLFVSWRSPTGMDCKLVGPETPCFCTHRYKQHKTDFEEIPKERPISLPCRVGHCPCKSYNFIPLNGTQPIRCRCKHFADQHSAAPGFPCNTCSKCSGFHSCFTCGCGQPTYAHETVVETKEERLTQGKPVGQDVPYAAMGGLTGFSSLAEGYMRLDDSGIGAPSIEFLESPVTNMDHPFLRALQGPSSSTQGRPQLTDGGASTAMQVASLRKPDEDDMAYFERQYQERLKQEKAAAKQKGKRPVTKNS, from the exons ATGGAGCGGCTGACTTTGCAACCGGGGGCCGCCGCGGCCATAGACGAatacctggaatacaagag AATTGTAGGCGAAGATGATGGAGGGAAACTTTTTACTCCGGAAGAATATGAAAAGTACAAGAAAAAAATGTTACCTATACGGTTACAAAACAGGCTGTTTGTGAGCTGGAGATCACCAACTGGCATGGACTGCAAACTTGTGGGCCCCGAAACCCCATGTTTTTGTACACACAG GTATAAACAACACAAAACAGACTTTGAAGAGATCCCAAAGGAACGTCCTATTTCTTTACCCTGTAGGGTGGGCCATTGCCCATGCAAATCTTATAACTTCATTCCTCTCAATGGGACTCAGCCCATCCGCTGTAGATGTAAGCACTTTGCTGATCAGCACAGTGCAGCACCTGGGTTTCCATGCAACACAT GTTCCAAATGTTCAGGGTTTCACAGTTGCTTTACTTGTGGATGTGGGCAGCCAACATATGCTCATGAAACAGTAGTGGAAACAAAAGAGGAACGTTTAACCCAAGGAAAACCAGTGGGGCAAGATGTCCCATATGCTGCCATGGGAGGACTAACTGGCTTTAGTTCACTAGCAGAAGGATACATGAGACTTGATGACAGTGGGATAG GAGCACCTTCCATTGAGTTCCTAGAATCTCCTGTAACCAACATGGATCACCCCTTCCTAAGAGCATTGCAGGGACCTTCTAGTTCCACGCAAGGACGTCCCCAGTTAACAGATG GAGGTGCAAGTACAGCAATGCAAGTTGCCTCTTTAAGAAAACCTGACGAAGATGACATGGCTTATTTTGAAAGACAGTATCAGGAACGG